In a genomic window of Aggregatimonas sangjinii:
- a CDS encoding lipid A-modifier LpxR family protein: MNSAKLPCYPLCFLLLLIIRTNAQNQHTFDSEISFSSANDAYVVWQNSDRFYSYGLGLKLKFKKEKMLGLQKYFPKKEAYFFEFGLRLEGYTPTNKTVTPTEIQENTITFDRPYAGLSFATFKATYAFERSFLRGGVLLGVMGPASLAGDFQDWIHDKVTDDPVFEEWRFQVPNQLVINIDLSYAHDFIPKQKWIDVYGMFNTRLGNLYIDATPTLGLRLGKFNKLVESVGMDNNILSTSSGIELFLQSSISGSLNIFDGTAQGNLLNGNFEYAIDELNTFSTTLTQSVYFSSRRFSMGIEHHFTFGKVVPEEQHVYARTIFKYKF; encoded by the coding sequence ATGAATTCAGCCAAATTACCTTGTTATCCTTTATGCTTTCTTCTTTTGCTTATCATTCGGACTAATGCACAAAATCAGCACACTTTTGATAGCGAAATTTCATTTTCCTCTGCAAATGATGCTTATGTAGTTTGGCAAAACTCTGACCGTTTTTATAGCTATGGTCTTGGCTTAAAATTGAAATTTAAAAAAGAAAAAATGCTCGGCTTGCAAAAGTATTTTCCTAAAAAAGAAGCTTACTTTTTTGAATTTGGATTACGCTTGGAAGGTTATACACCAACAAACAAAACAGTAACTCCAACTGAAATACAAGAAAATACCATTACTTTTGACCGTCCGTATGCTGGTTTGTCCTTTGCCACCTTTAAGGCCACCTATGCCTTTGAACGTTCTTTTTTAAGGGGAGGTGTACTACTTGGTGTTATGGGACCTGCATCTTTAGCAGGAGATTTTCAAGATTGGATTCACGATAAGGTTACGGACGACCCTGTTTTTGAGGAATGGCGGTTTCAAGTGCCTAATCAACTAGTAATAAATATAGACCTTAGCTATGCTCATGACTTCATACCAAAACAAAAATGGATTGATGTCTACGGAATGTTTAATACCCGATTAGGTAATCTTTATATTGATGCCACGCCAACTTTAGGATTGCGACTTGGGAAGTTCAATAAATTAGTTGAATCCGTTGGAATGGATAATAATATCTTATCAACTTCTTCTGGCATAGAACTCTTTTTGCAATCGTCAATTAGCGGATCCCTAAACATTTTTGATGGGACAGCTCAAGGAAATTTGTTGAATGGGAATTTTGAATATGCCATTGATGAATTAAATACGTTTAGTACCACTTTGACACAAAGTGTCTATTTTTCTTCCAGACGTTTCTCTATGGGAATCGAACATCACTTTACCTTCGGCAAAGTAGTCCCAGAAGAACAGCATGTTTACGCGAGAACCATTTTTAAGTATAAATTTTGA